Proteins encoded by one window of Salmonirosea aquatica:
- the parS gene encoding type II RES/Xre toxin-antitoxin system antitoxin has product MAKSTSKAKLNQELASFLRNPRINEVFAERKKDVSYDEFLSNKMLIIAAIRAGVPYSLFSLIQQQAPFSEDDWADFLDISTKSLHRYKTSDDFYFKAIHSEKIIEMAEVTQVGMDVFGSMDKLKLWLHTPNFALGKLKPLELLKDSYGKELVISELTRINHGILV; this is encoded by the coding sequence ATGGCAAAATCAACCAGTAAAGCAAAACTTAACCAGGAACTCGCCTCCTTTTTGAGAAACCCCCGCATCAACGAAGTGTTTGCCGAACGTAAGAAAGATGTCAGCTACGATGAATTTCTCAGCAACAAAATGCTGATTATTGCCGCTATCCGGGCCGGGGTACCTTACTCTCTTTTCAGTTTGATTCAACAACAGGCACCCTTTTCTGAGGATGATTGGGCCGATTTCCTGGATATTTCAACCAAGTCCCTGCACCGCTACAAAACCTCGGACGACTTTTATTTTAAAGCCATCCATTCAGAAAAGATCATCGAAATGGCGGAAGTCACTCAGGTAGGAATGGATGTCTTTGGTAGCATGGATAAATTAAAACTATGGCTCCATACACCCAATTTTGCTCTGGGCAAGCTAAAACCCCTCGAACTATTGAAGGACTCCTATGGAAAAGAGCTGGTCATCAGCGAATTGACACGAATCAATCACGGTATCCTGGTCTAG
- a CDS encoding SCP2 sterol-binding domain-containing protein — protein MSLEILTERIRTVVGTDNEMNAKVKFATDEGPVFIDTTQVPNLVTNEDNDAECTLEISTKNALKMLDGDLNPMTAFMMGKLKVKGDMGVAMKIAQVFGKQ, from the coding sequence ATGAGTTTAGAAATCCTGACCGAACGAATCCGCACCGTGGTAGGTACCGATAACGAGATGAATGCCAAAGTGAAATTCGCTACTGATGAAGGCCCAGTGTTTATTGACACAACCCAGGTACCCAACCTCGTGACGAATGAAGATAATGACGCGGAATGTACCCTGGAAATTTCAACGAAGAACGCCCTCAAAATGCTGGATGGTGACCTGAACCCGATGACGGCCTTCATGATGGGCAAACTGAAAGTGAAGGGCGACATGGGTGTAGCTATGAAAATAGCGCAGGTCTTCGGCAAACAGTAG
- a CDS encoding SDR family oxidoreductase, which translates to MNLDLTGKTALVCGSTQGIGRASAEELAMLGANVTLMARDEEKLKEVMDTLDTSLGQIHRFVVADFVDNDGVKKAVEEYLRLVPDVHILVNNTGGPAGGPIIDADPDQFLKTFQMHLINNQLLAQAVVPAMKKAGYGRIVNVISTSVKQPIVGLGVSNTIRGAVANWAKTMSLELGRYGITVNNVLPGYTRTARLDSILNTRADAQEKTPDDVAAQMQSEIPVGRFAEAEEVAAAVAFLCSPAAGSISGINIPVDGGKTGSL; encoded by the coding sequence ATGAATCTCGACTTAACCGGAAAAACCGCCCTTGTCTGCGGTAGTACGCAAGGCATTGGCCGTGCCTCAGCCGAAGAATTGGCCATGCTGGGAGCGAATGTGACGCTCATGGCGCGCGATGAAGAAAAACTCAAGGAAGTGATGGATACGCTGGATACCTCGCTGGGACAAATTCACCGTTTCGTCGTGGCCGATTTTGTGGATAATGACGGTGTCAAAAAAGCGGTGGAAGAGTACCTGCGCCTAGTGCCTGACGTACATATTCTGGTCAATAATACAGGTGGCCCGGCGGGCGGTCCAATCATAGATGCCGACCCGGATCAGTTTCTCAAGACTTTCCAGATGCACCTGATCAATAACCAACTCCTGGCGCAGGCGGTGGTACCCGCCATGAAAAAAGCGGGCTATGGGCGCATTGTGAACGTGATAAGTACCTCTGTGAAGCAACCCATCGTGGGGTTGGGCGTATCCAACACCATTCGTGGGGCGGTGGCCAACTGGGCCAAAACGATGTCGCTGGAACTGGGCCGGTACGGTATTACGGTCAACAACGTATTGCCAGGCTACACCCGCACGGCCCGCCTGGATTCCATCCTGAATACGCGGGCCGACGCGCAGGAGAAAACGCCCGACGACGTTGCCGCGCAAATGCAGTCTGAGATTCCGGTAGGCCGCTTCGCCGAAGCCGAGGAGGTAGCCGCCGCCGTAGCTTTTCTGTGCAGCCCCGCGGCGGGCAGTATCAGCGGAATCAATATTCCGGTAGATGGCGGGAAAACGGGGAGTTTGTAG
- a CDS encoding Gfo/Idh/MocA family protein — protein sequence MKLKNEIPASTTRRQFMVSGVTAAAGFMIVPRHVLGKGYLAPSDKLNIGAVGCGGKALVNIKQAYNGGTDNIVSLCDVDDRQAMTYRTQFPKAPYYKDYRQMLEKEGKNLDAVIVTTPDHMHYPIAMAAMQLGKHVYCEKPLTKDIWEARQLTEAAKKYKVVTQMGNQGSSGEGTRKTEAIVQSGLIGDVHTVEVWTNRPVWPQGVKSPKDLGISQPVPDGVNWDLWLGTAPVRPYHEAYMPFRWRGYWDFGTGALGDMGCHFIDVPFRTMKLGYPSSVECSVGSVYADFFDEAFFDDVCPPSSSIHLKFPTQKAGGQELSLSWYDGGIRPQLPEGCDYKTVFGNIDGGMLFIGTKGIVSAELFGANPRVWPEEKFKGTPLPNPTRPLVAGGTDGHQQQWVKACKEGYGTYTSSSFDQSGPLTETVLMGNLAVRSFQYREPKAGGGFTFPGRQKLIWDGKNMKITNFEPANQFVKREYRKGW from the coding sequence ATGAAACTGAAAAATGAAATTCCTGCTTCAACCACGCGCCGGCAGTTTATGGTGAGTGGCGTTACCGCCGCGGCGGGCTTTATGATCGTACCCCGGCACGTGTTGGGCAAAGGTTACCTAGCACCCAGCGACAAACTCAACATCGGGGCCGTCGGCTGCGGAGGGAAAGCGCTGGTCAATATCAAACAGGCCTACAACGGTGGTACCGATAATATTGTGTCCCTCTGCGACGTGGACGATCGGCAGGCCATGACCTACCGTACGCAATTTCCCAAAGCACCTTACTACAAAGACTACCGGCAGATGCTGGAAAAGGAAGGCAAAAACCTGGATGCGGTGATCGTAACCACGCCCGACCACATGCACTATCCGATCGCGATGGCCGCTATGCAATTGGGCAAGCACGTGTACTGCGAAAAGCCTTTAACGAAAGATATCTGGGAGGCCCGGCAACTGACCGAAGCCGCCAAAAAGTATAAGGTCGTCACCCAGATGGGAAACCAGGGGAGTAGCGGCGAAGGTACCCGCAAGACGGAGGCCATCGTGCAGTCGGGCCTGATTGGCGACGTCCATACCGTGGAGGTATGGACCAACCGCCCCGTGTGGCCGCAGGGCGTGAAGTCGCCCAAGGATTTGGGGATTTCGCAACCGGTACCCGACGGGGTCAACTGGGACTTGTGGCTGGGTACCGCTCCCGTAAGGCCCTACCACGAAGCCTACATGCCGTTCCGGTGGCGGGGCTACTGGGATTTTGGTACGGGTGCGCTGGGCGACATGGGCTGCCACTTCATCGACGTACCTTTCCGTACTATGAAGCTAGGGTACCCCTCTTCGGTCGAGTGTAGCGTTGGGTCGGTCTACGCCGATTTCTTTGACGAAGCTTTCTTTGACGATGTATGCCCGCCTTCCTCCTCCATCCATCTCAAATTCCCGACCCAAAAAGCGGGAGGCCAGGAACTCAGCCTGTCGTGGTACGATGGCGGCATCCGTCCGCAACTGCCCGAGGGCTGCGACTACAAAACCGTCTTTGGCAACATCGACGGTGGCATGCTATTTATAGGTACCAAGGGCATTGTGAGCGCGGAACTGTTTGGAGCGAATCCCCGGGTATGGCCCGAGGAAAAATTCAAAGGTACCCCCCTACCTAATCCGACCCGCCCGCTGGTAGCCGGGGGTACCGATGGCCATCAGCAGCAGTGGGTCAAGGCCTGCAAGGAAGGCTACGGAACCTACACCAGCTCGTCCTTCGACCAGTCGGGTCCGCTGACCGAAACCGTACTGATGGGGAATCTGGCGGTACGATCGTTTCAGTACCGCGAACCCAAAGCCGGAGGCGGTTTTACTTTTCCGGGCCGTCAAAAATTGATCTGGGATGGGAAAAATATGAAGATCACCAACTTTGAACCCGCCAACCAATTCGTGAAGCGGGAGTATCGGAAGGGGTGGTAA
- a CDS encoding RES family NAD+ phosphorylase, producing MELYRLAREKFASTLSGKGAALKGARWNSIGVELIYTASNRSLAMAEVAVHFSLATLPEDYMMITLFVPDALAIKEVSEVDLPTNWREFPHPVSTQKFGDDFLAENKFCLLKIPSAVTKGDFNILINPNHQDFGRIKIVEIEKFPFDKRIFK from the coding sequence ATGGAGTTGTACCGACTTGCGCGAGAAAAGTTCGCCAGCACGCTTTCGGGCAAGGGCGCTGCCCTGAAAGGCGCACGGTGGAATTCAATCGGAGTTGAGCTTATCTATACGGCCAGTAACAGATCGCTGGCTATGGCGGAAGTAGCGGTTCATTTTTCACTGGCAACGCTACCCGAGGACTACATGATGATAACCCTCTTTGTCCCGGATGCCCTTGCCATAAAGGAAGTTTCAGAGGTTGACTTGCCAACCAATTGGCGAGAATTCCCTCATCCTGTCTCCACTCAGAAATTTGGCGACGATTTTTTGGCAGAAAATAAATTCTGTCTTCTTAAAATCCCTTCCGCTGTTACAAAAGGTGATTTTAATATTCTGATCAATCCCAATCATCAGGATTTTGGCAGAATAAAGATTGTTGAAATCGAGAAATTCCCCTTTGACAAACGGATTTTTAAGTAA
- a CDS encoding FtsK/SpoIIIE family DNA translocase, which produces MTDKPRRGNTYRTPKKEESSPKSQQLSFDWAAAASSPKNKLAVGVLLVLVSLLLEAAFLSYIFTGSADQSEVNALGYEPIRDYGANTRNILGAFGAFVSQVFVYRWFGIASLAIPLVPFLAGWRLIFGFDLLHLNRTTKEVIFFTLWISTLMGYVVMMSSSTPTLSFLSGGFGYNVNDILRNLIGYGSIIVILIPLFFFVVYFYDIDPVQQWQARADRRVRTAETQPYPTPEIREEVPVVAPRHSSPMGGTYDDPVEEELEPVVEEEDDSEPYDTLPEVPPAPELRLELVVDESPPSEVPLEEETDSDDVSEEVLRNFGQYDPTLDLPSYQFPTLDILNEINESAQEKVSHDELESNKERIVETLASYGINISKIKATIGPTVTLYEIIPEAGVRISKIQNLEKDIALSLAALGIRIIAPMPGRGTIGIEVPNKNRETVFIRSVLGSERFQKSNYDLPVVLGKTVSNEIYIADLAKMPHLLMAGATGQGKSVGLNVILASLIYKKHPAQLKFVLVDPKKVELTLFNKLERHYLAKLPNSEEAIITDTKKVIHTLNSLCIEMDSRYDLLKEATARNLKEYNAKFIQRKLNPEKGHHFLPYIVLVIDELADLMMTAGKEVETPIARLAQLARAVGIHLVLATQRPSVKVITGLIKANFPARLSFRVTSSIDSRTILDTGGAEQLVGQGDMLLAINSEIVRLQCPYIDTREIEDVCDFIGSQRGYSDAYALPEYEGEDGGDSKGDLDTEDFDALLSDAARLVVAHQQGSTSLIQRKMKLGYNRAGRIMDQLEVSGVVGPFTGSKARDVLFHDLESLEQHLRGIGV; this is translated from the coding sequence ATGACTGACAAACCCCGTCGGGGCAATACTTACCGGACCCCAAAAAAAGAGGAGAGCTCCCCCAAATCCCAGCAACTTTCCTTCGATTGGGCGGCCGCAGCTTCCAGCCCCAAAAACAAGCTTGCGGTGGGTGTGTTGCTTGTGCTGGTGAGCCTGCTGCTGGAAGCGGCCTTTCTTTCCTACATTTTTACCGGCTCAGCCGATCAAAGCGAGGTGAATGCGCTGGGCTACGAGCCAATCCGCGATTATGGTGCCAATACCCGTAATATTCTGGGTGCCTTCGGAGCCTTTGTTTCCCAGGTATTCGTATACCGGTGGTTTGGAATTGCTTCGCTGGCCATCCCTTTGGTGCCCTTTTTGGCGGGTTGGCGGCTGATATTCGGCTTTGATTTACTACATCTGAACCGCACTACCAAGGAAGTTATTTTCTTCACGCTCTGGATCAGTACCCTGATGGGGTATGTTGTAATGATGAGCAGCTCTACCCCCACCCTCAGTTTCCTGTCTGGTGGCTTTGGGTACAACGTCAACGATATTTTGAGGAACCTGATCGGCTACGGAAGTATCATCGTCATCCTTATTCCCCTATTCTTTTTTGTCGTCTATTTCTACGACATTGATCCCGTACAGCAATGGCAGGCCCGGGCTGATCGGCGCGTGCGTACCGCCGAAACCCAACCCTATCCAACCCCGGAAATCCGGGAAGAGGTACCTGTGGTAGCGCCCCGCCACTCGTCGCCTATGGGGGGTACGTATGACGATCCGGTGGAGGAAGAACTGGAGCCCGTGGTGGAAGAGGAGGATGACTCTGAGCCATACGACACGCTTCCTGAGGTACCCCCCGCTCCGGAACTTAGACTGGAACTGGTAGTAGATGAGTCCCCTCCCTCGGAGGTACCCCTTGAAGAAGAGACCGATTCCGATGATGTGAGTGAAGAGGTACTACGGAATTTTGGTCAGTATGATCCCACGCTCGACCTGCCTTCCTATCAGTTTCCGACTCTGGACATTCTGAACGAGATCAACGAAAGCGCGCAGGAGAAAGTCTCGCACGACGAACTGGAAAGCAACAAGGAGCGCATTGTTGAAACCCTGGCAAGCTACGGTATCAATATTTCCAAGATCAAGGCCACCATTGGTCCTACCGTGACACTGTACGAGATTATCCCCGAAGCGGGTGTACGGATTTCCAAAATCCAGAATCTTGAAAAGGACATTGCGCTGAGCCTGGCCGCACTGGGCATTCGTATCATTGCCCCCATGCCAGGCCGTGGCACGATCGGTATCGAGGTACCAAATAAGAATAGAGAAACCGTTTTTATCCGCTCCGTACTGGGTAGCGAACGTTTCCAGAAGTCCAATTACGATCTGCCGGTGGTTTTGGGCAAGACGGTATCCAACGAAATTTACATTGCCGACCTCGCCAAAATGCCCCACTTGCTCATGGCGGGAGCGACGGGTCAGGGAAAATCCGTGGGCCTGAACGTGATCCTGGCCTCACTGATATACAAGAAGCACCCGGCGCAGTTGAAATTCGTACTGGTAGATCCTAAAAAGGTGGAACTCACGCTGTTTAACAAACTGGAACGCCATTATCTGGCGAAACTTCCCAACAGCGAAGAGGCAATCATCACCGACACTAAGAAGGTAATCCATACGCTCAATTCGCTGTGCATCGAAATGGACAGCCGGTACGATTTACTGAAAGAAGCCACGGCCCGCAACCTGAAAGAATACAACGCCAAGTTCATTCAGCGCAAACTCAATCCTGAAAAGGGACACCATTTTCTGCCTTATATCGTGCTGGTCATCGATGAGTTAGCCGACCTGATGATGACGGCGGGTAAAGAAGTCGAAACCCCCATCGCGCGGCTGGCCCAGTTAGCCCGGGCAGTAGGCATCCACCTGGTACTGGCTACACAACGTCCTTCGGTAAAAGTCATAACGGGTTTGATCAAAGCCAATTTTCCCGCCCGGTTGTCGTTCCGGGTTACGTCGAGCATCGACTCACGTACTATTCTGGATACGGGCGGTGCCGAACAACTGGTGGGGCAGGGCGACATGCTGCTGGCCATTAATTCGGAAATTGTGCGGTTACAGTGCCCCTACATCGACACCCGCGAGATCGAGGATGTCTGTGACTTCATTGGCAGTCAACGGGGCTATTCCGATGCTTACGCCCTACCCGAGTACGAAGGCGAAGATGGCGGCGACAGCAAAGGCGACCTCGACACCGAGGATTTCGACGCGCTCCTGTCCGATGCCGCCCGGCTGGTGGTGGCGCACCAACAGGGAAGTACCTCGCTCATTCAGCGCAAAATGAAACTGGGCTACAACCGCGCCGGCCGCATCATGGATCAGCTGGAAGTCTCGGGCGTAGTGGGGCCTTTTACGGGTAGTAAGGCCCGCGATGTACTTTTTCATGATCTGGAAAGTCTGGAACAGCATTTGAGAGGTATAGGCGTGTAG
- a CDS encoding quinone-dependent dihydroorotate dehydrogenase, which yields MYKRLLLPLLFFFDAEQVHHLVCDLLRFAYRLPFVPDLLKKMYVFEHPSLVREVAGLRFKNPVGLAAGFDKNAELVDELAALGFGFVEIGTVTPRPQPGNDRPRLFRLKTDRGLINRMGFNNKGANVAAAKLRSRKSDILVGGNIGKNKDTPNENALDDYVRCFHDLYEVVDYFVVNVSSPNTPGLRDLQEKEPLTHLLREMQKLNGYKPQPKPIFLKIAPDLNLGQIDDIIDIVKETGIAGVIATNTTITRKALATSPAELEKIGAGGLSGEPLRYRSTEVIRYLCEKSGNAFPVLGVGGIASPADAREKLNAGAALLQIYTGFVYQGPGLASRICKALVANKA from the coding sequence ATGTACAAACGCCTACTCCTACCCCTCTTATTTTTTTTTGATGCCGAGCAGGTACATCACCTGGTTTGTGACCTGTTACGGTTTGCCTATCGGCTTCCGTTTGTACCCGATTTACTGAAAAAAATGTATGTTTTCGAGCATCCATCGCTGGTTCGTGAGGTAGCGGGTTTGCGATTTAAAAATCCCGTAGGACTGGCGGCGGGTTTTGACAAGAATGCCGAACTGGTGGACGAACTGGCCGCCCTTGGCTTTGGTTTTGTCGAGATCGGCACGGTCACCCCCCGACCGCAGCCCGGCAATGATCGTCCCCGTCTATTCCGGTTGAAAACCGACCGAGGGCTTATAAACCGCATGGGCTTTAATAATAAGGGCGCGAACGTAGCAGCGGCCAAACTCCGGAGCCGCAAGTCGGACATACTGGTGGGAGGAAACATCGGCAAGAACAAAGACACTCCCAATGAAAACGCCCTCGATGACTACGTACGTTGCTTTCATGATCTCTACGAGGTGGTGGATTATTTCGTAGTTAACGTCAGTTCGCCCAACACCCCGGGGTTGCGCGATTTACAGGAAAAGGAGCCCCTCACGCACTTACTACGGGAAATGCAGAAACTGAATGGCTACAAACCACAGCCTAAGCCCATATTCCTGAAAATTGCCCCCGACCTGAACCTGGGCCAGATTGACGATATCATTGATATTGTCAAGGAAACCGGCATCGCGGGTGTCATTGCCACCAATACCACCATTACCCGGAAGGCCCTGGCCACTTCTCCCGCCGAACTGGAGAAAATAGGGGCGGGCGGACTGAGTGGCGAACCTTTGCGGTACCGCTCAACGGAAGTAATTCGTTATCTTTGCGAGAAGTCGGGCAATGCATTTCCAGTTCTCGGTGTGGGAGGAATTGCTTCTCCGGCCGATGCCCGTGAGAAGCTGAATGCTGGTGCGGCCCTGCTGCAGATTTATACGGGCTTCGTTTATCAAGGACCCGGACTGGCAAGTCGGATTTGCAAAGCACTGGTAGCAAATAAGGCTTAA
- the xylA gene encoding xylose isomerase: MDILLGDREYFKGVGKIAYEGPETDNPLAFRWYDENRTVGGKTMKEHLRFAVAYWHTFCGAGLDPFGGPTQFYPWDEKSDPVARALDKADAAFEFITKIGAPYYCFHDLDVVDYADDVKTNEARLQKLTGYLGEKQQESGVKLLWGTANLFSHHRYMNGASTNPDFEVLTHAGAQVKMALDATIALGGENYVFWGGREGYMTLLNTDMKREQEHFAQMLKLAVAYARNKGFKGKFFIEPKPCEPTKHQYDYDAATVIGFLRQYDLLDDFSLNLEVNHATLAGHTFQHELQVAADAGLLGSIDANRGDYQNGWDTDQFPNDLMEWTQAMLVILDAGGLAGGGINFDAKRRRNSTDVEDIFHAHIGGMDTVARALLVADKIIQNGEYHAIRKNRYASFDSGKGKEFESGNLSLEDLFTLAAEKGEPATISGRQEYLENLINRFI; the protein is encoded by the coding sequence ATGGACATTTTATTAGGTGACCGGGAGTACTTCAAAGGAGTAGGCAAAATTGCGTACGAAGGCCCCGAAACGGACAATCCCCTGGCGTTCCGCTGGTACGACGAAAACCGTACCGTGGGTGGCAAGACTATGAAGGAACATTTGCGGTTCGCCGTGGCATACTGGCATACCTTCTGCGGGGCGGGTCTGGATCCCTTCGGTGGTCCCACGCAGTTTTACCCCTGGGACGAAAAGAGCGATCCCGTTGCCCGTGCCCTGGATAAAGCCGATGCTGCTTTTGAATTTATTACCAAAATTGGCGCACCCTACTATTGCTTTCATGATCTGGACGTGGTGGATTATGCCGATGATGTAAAGACCAACGAAGCCCGCCTACAGAAACTTACAGGGTACCTTGGAGAAAAACAGCAGGAAAGCGGAGTAAAACTACTTTGGGGCACAGCCAATCTATTCAGCCACCACCGTTACATGAACGGTGCCTCCACCAATCCTGATTTCGAGGTACTGACCCACGCGGGTGCACAGGTCAAGATGGCGCTGGATGCGACTATCGCTTTGGGCGGCGAGAATTACGTGTTCTGGGGAGGCCGCGAAGGCTACATGACTCTGCTGAATACGGACATGAAGCGCGAGCAGGAGCATTTTGCCCAAATGCTCAAACTAGCTGTGGCTTACGCCCGCAACAAGGGTTTTAAAGGGAAATTTTTCATCGAGCCCAAGCCCTGCGAGCCTACCAAGCATCAGTACGACTACGACGCCGCCACCGTAATAGGTTTCCTGCGCCAGTACGATTTGCTGGACGATTTCTCGCTGAATCTGGAAGTAAACCACGCTACCCTGGCGGGGCATACGTTTCAGCACGAACTACAGGTAGCTGCCGACGCGGGGCTGCTGGGATCTATCGACGCCAATCGGGGTGACTACCAGAACGGCTGGGATACCGACCAGTTTCCTAACGACCTCATGGAATGGACCCAGGCCATGCTGGTGATTCTGGACGCGGGCGGACTGGCCGGTGGCGGCATAAACTTCGATGCCAAGCGCCGTCGTAACTCCACCGACGTAGAGGACATTTTTCACGCTCATATCGGGGGCATGGATACGGTAGCCCGGGCACTGCTGGTGGCTGATAAGATCATCCAAAACGGTGAGTACCACGCGATACGCAAAAATCGTTACGCCAGTTTCGATAGTGGAAAAGGCAAGGAGTTTGAAAGTGGAAACCTGTCCCTGGAAGATCTCTTTACCTTAGCCGCCGAAAAAGGCGAGCCCGCCACGATTTCGGGTCGGCAGGAATACCTGGAGAATCTGATCAACCGGTTTATCTAG
- a CDS encoding SurA N-terminal domain-containing protein, translated as MSVINNIRKHSGWAVGFIGISITLFVLGDLFGNNTLFGGGNNQTLGEIDGKEINIQDFQSRLDVMRQNYEAQTGRAAGEQEMTALREQAWNQLVIDIAYRKQYDKLGLTVTDEEMVDMVQGNNISPAIQQAFANPTTGAFDKSAVINYLKNLNTLPVAQQQAWADFEKNLRADRLRQKYENLIRLSSYVTKAESEREYMAQNTKASLRYLYVPFYSVPDTTVKVSDSQLESYLSDHRDEYKGVDTRTIQYVTFPVLPGKDDSTALSTEIKTLARGLASAANDSAYARMNSDIALPMDMSYASMSDQLKEAVKTFIPGGIYGPYREGDTYFIYKYGGTKKDTVSTARASHILISPANPSDSAKAAARQRAEAILNQIRGGASFEALAATNSTDTQSAQRGGDLGYFQNNGSMVKPFEDAVFSMSSAGLVNRVVESQFGFHIIKVTDPKSNTLYRMAAIAKTIAPSQSTRDEAYRKADQFAASVDSKAEFDEAVKNDKSLVVATANRIPESSSTVNAIQNAREIVRWAFDDKTGMNKASKVFETDEQYVVAVLIGKTEKDEVKVDDFRDELTAKVRNKLKAEQIMAKLGAVGDLDAMAKKYGAGALVETTNDVTLATGLLSSAGFDPLALGEGFGLKKGQKSKVFAGENGVFVMELVDKTEAPKIADYTPYKSQLQQAIESRAAFLLNEAIRDNANIVDRRAKFF; from the coding sequence ATGTCAGTAATTAACAACATCAGAAAACATTCCGGTTGGGCCGTGGGGTTCATCGGCATTAGTATCACCCTGTTTGTATTGGGCGACCTTTTCGGTAACAATACCTTATTCGGCGGTGGCAACAACCAAACGCTGGGCGAAATTGACGGCAAGGAAATCAATATCCAGGACTTTCAGAGTCGGCTGGACGTGATGCGCCAGAACTATGAGGCCCAAACCGGGCGGGCCGCAGGCGAGCAAGAAATGACCGCCCTGCGCGAGCAAGCCTGGAATCAGTTGGTGATTGATATTGCCTATAGAAAGCAGTATGACAAGTTGGGCCTGACCGTAACTGACGAGGAAATGGTGGACATGGTACAGGGCAACAACATTAGCCCGGCCATTCAGCAGGCTTTTGCCAATCCTACCACGGGCGCTTTTGACAAGAGTGCCGTAATCAACTACCTCAAAAATTTGAACACCTTGCCCGTAGCACAGCAACAGGCCTGGGCTGATTTTGAGAAGAATCTACGCGCTGACCGCCTGCGGCAGAAGTACGAGAACCTGATCCGGCTTTCTTCCTACGTGACCAAAGCCGAATCGGAACGGGAGTACATGGCGCAGAATACCAAAGCTTCGCTACGGTACTTGTACGTACCTTTCTACTCGGTACCGGACACCACGGTCAAGGTATCCGATTCGCAGCTGGAATCTTACCTCAGCGATCACCGTGACGAATACAAGGGGGTAGACACCCGTACCATTCAATACGTGACGTTTCCGGTTTTACCGGGTAAAGACGACAGCACCGCCCTTTCCACCGAAATCAAAACTTTGGCGCGTGGCCTTGCTTCGGCTGCCAACGATTCGGCTTATGCCCGCATGAATTCGGATATTGCCCTACCGATGGATATGTCCTACGCCAGCATGTCGGATCAATTGAAGGAAGCAGTAAAGACTTTTATCCCGGGTGGCATATACGGTCCTTATCGCGAAGGCGACACTTACTTTATCTATAAGTACGGCGGTACTAAGAAAGACACGGTGTCTACCGCCCGCGCCAGCCATATTTTGATTAGTCCTGCCAATCCTTCCGATTCGGCCAAGGCCGCTGCCCGCCAGCGGGCTGAAGCGATCCTGAATCAGATTCGGGGCGGAGCCAGTTTTGAAGCTCTGGCCGCTACCAACAGTACCGATACGCAGTCAGCCCAGCGTGGGGGAGATTTGGGCTACTTCCAGAATAACGGTTCTATGGTAAAGCCCTTCGAAGATGCCGTATTTTCGATGAGCAGTGCTGGTTTGGTAAACCGGGTGGTGGAAAGCCAGTTCGGTTTTCACATCATCAAAGTGACCGATCCTAAGTCCAATACGCTCTACCGCATGGCGGCCATTGCCAAGACGATCGCTCCGAGCCAGAGCACACGCGACGAGGCATACCGCAAAGCCGATCAGTTTGCCGCTTCGGTCGATTCCAAAGCCGAATTTGACGAAGCTGTCAAGAATGACAAGTCGCTTGTGGTAGCTACTGCCAACCGGATACCCGAATCTTCTTCCACCGTGAACGCCATTCAGAATGCCCGTGAGATTGTGCGCTGGGCATTTGACGACAAAACCGGGATGAACAAGGCTTCTAAAGTGTTTGAAACCGATGAGCAGTATGTAGTGGCGGTGCTGATTGGAAAAACGGAAAAAGACGAAGTGAAAGTAGACGATTTCCGGGACGAGCTGACCGCCAAAGTCCGCAACAAGTTGAAAGCCGAGCAAATCATGGCTAAGTTGGGAGCGGTCGGTGATCTGGACGCCATGGCCAAAAAATATGGGGCGGGTGCTTTGGTAGAAACAACCAATGACGTCACGCTGGCCACAGGCTTACTGAGTTCGGCGGGTTTTGATCCGCTGGCCCTGGGCGAAGGCTTTGGCTTGAAAAAAGGCCAGAAATCGAAAGTATTTGCCGGAGAGAATGGAGTATTTGTGATGGAGCTGGTCGACAAGACCGAAGCTCCAAAGATTGCGGATTATACGCCCTACAAATCGCAGCTACAGCAAGCCATCGAAAGCAGAGCCGCTTTCCTGCTTAATGAAGCGATTCGTGACAATGCCAACATTGTAGACCGGCGGGCGAAGTTTTTTTAG